The Candidatus Krumholzibacteriia bacterium region GACTTCTGAACCTGGGGTGTGCGACCGGCCACCCGAGCTTCGTGATGAGCGCGAGCTTCACCAACCAGGTGCTCGCCCAGCTCGACCTGTGGAAGAACGGCAAGGAGTACGACAAGGGCGTGACCGTGCTGCCCAAGCACCTCGACGAAGAGGTCGCGCGCCTTCACCTCGATCATCTGGGCGTGAAGCTCACGACCATGAGCCGGGAGCAGGCCGACTACATCGGCGTGCCGGTCGAGGGTCCGTACAAGCCGGACTACTACCGATACTAGGCCCGCGTCCGACCATCGCGGCCCGGTCCACACGACGCGGCTCCCGGAAACGGGGGCCGCGTCGTCGTATCCGCGCATCCGTGCCGGGGTCCGAGGCGAATCCACAGCCAGCATCCGACGACCGATCGCCCCCCGGGAGACGAGATGTTCCGTCGAACCGACCTGCGCGCCGCGACCACGGTCGTCGCGCTGATCATGCTCTTGTCGGGCTCTCCGTCCGCGGCGGGCAACGACATCGTGGAGACCGCGAGCGCCGCGGGGGACTTCGAGACGCTGGTCGCCGCGGTGAAGACCGCCGGACTGGCCGAGGTCCTGCAGGGCGAGGGACCCTTCACCGTCTTCGCCCCGACCGACGACGCCTTCGCCGCGTTGCCCGACGGCACGGTCGAGGACCTGCTCCGCCCCGAGAACCGTGACCGTCTCGTGGACCTGCTGACCGATCACGTGATCGCGGGCGAGATACCGGCCGAGATCGCGGTGACGCTGGACGAAGGCGAGACCCTGAGCGGTCGGAGCGTCGAGTTCGAGTTCGACGGGGAGACCCTGATGGTCGACGACGCCACGGTCGTGGCCGCCGACGTCCGAGCGAGCAACGGGGTGATCCACGTGATCGACCGCGTGCTGGTGCCCGGGGACGACGAACGCCGAGTCCGGGCGGCGCAGCGCCTGATCGAGCGAGCCATCGATCGCGGCGCGCCCCTCTACAACCACGGTCAGCGCGCCGCGTGTGCGGCGATCTACATGACCGCGGCCGACGGGCTGCTGATGGGTGGCGCCCTCCCACAGGACGCGGCCGAGAACTTGCGGCGGGCCCGCTGGCGTGCCGGCAACTCCAGCGATCCCGACGACCGCGCGTGGATCATGCGGCGCGCCCTCGACAGCGTGCACGGGGAGCTGTCGGGCACGCGCCTCGCCGCGGACTGAGCGGATCCGAACTCTCGCGGAACGCAACCGACGACGCCCCACCTCGACCGAGGCCGGCTGCTCTCGTGGCGAACCCGTTCGTGACGAGCCGGCTCAGTCGGAGTCGGCGCCCTGGGTCTCGACCACGATCTGGTCCGGCTTCGGGGCGTCCGCGAGGGGTTTGCCGTTCTCGTCGGTCAGGGCGGCCCCGTGCACCGTGCGGATGACGGGGATGGGGTGTGCGGCGACATGGGCGTCGAGCTCCTTCTGCAGGCGCTCACGGACGTCCTCGTCCAGCTTGGTCCATGCCAACCGTCCCCGGCACTTCGGGAAGCGGGAGCATCCCAGCCAGGGCCCGCGCACACCCTCGCGGAGGTACATGGGGGCTTCGCACTTCGGGCACTGCAGATCGGTCTCCAGCGGCGGACGCGAGGGAGCAGTGACCTTGCCGGTCTTCTTGTCGAGGTTGAGGATCCCGTCACAGGGGTCCTTCTCGTCCCCGTACCGCGAGCAGCCCAGGAAGGGGCCGAAGCGGCCCGAGCGCTTGAACATGGGAGCGCCGCACTTCGGGCACGCCACCCCCGTGGTCTCGGCCTCCTGGGGCCGTCCCTCGCGGTCGATCGGGCTCGCCCACTTGCAGTCGGGATACTGCGAGCAGCTCAGGAAACGGCCGTTCTTCCCGAAGCGGTAGACCGTCGGGGCGCCGCAGTTGCCGCAGCGGTACTCGTCGGGGGCGGGCTGGGTCTCGGCCTTGGCGTGACTCAACGATTCCATGGCCTCGTCGAGCGAGTCGCGGAACGGACCGTAGAACCGGTGCAGCATCTCGACCCAGTCGAGATGGTCCTCCTCGACCTGGTCGAGTTCGGACTCCATGTCGCGCGTGTAGCCCACGTCCATGATCCGTGGGAAGGCCTCGATCAGCTTGTCGGTCACGACCTCCCCGAGGTCGGTCGCATGGAAGGCGCGGTCGATCAGTTCGACGTACTTGCGGTCCTGGATCACCTGGATGATCGACGCGTAGGTGGACGGCCGGCCGATGCCCTCGGACTCGAGGGTCTTGATCAGGCTCGCCTCGCTGTAGCGCTTGGGGGGCGAGCTGAAGTTCTGTTGAGGATCGATCGCGAACACACCCATCCGATCGTTCTCCTGGATCGGCGGCAGGGTCTGCTCGTCGCTCAGGGTCGGTACGCCCGACACGCGGAAGTGTCCGTCGAAGGCGAGCACGCGGCCCGAGGCCTTGAAGCGAAGCGGG contains the following coding sequences:
- a CDS encoding fasciclin domain-containing protein encodes the protein MFRRTDLRAATTVVALIMLLSGSPSAAGNDIVETASAAGDFETLVAAVKTAGLAEVLQGEGPFTVFAPTDDAFAALPDGTVEDLLRPENRDRLVDLLTDHVIAGEIPAEIAVTLDEGETLSGRSVEFEFDGETLMVDDATVVAADVRASNGVIHVIDRVLVPGDDERRVRAAQRLIERAIDRGAPLYNHGQRAACAAIYMTAADGLLMGGALPQDAAENLRRARWRAGNSSDPDDRAWIMRRALDSVHGELSGTRLAAD